The genomic segment AATGCCCGCTTCTTCCTCATGGATGTAGCCTTCTGGCATCTCCAGCACATAAATATGCTCTTTGCCAATGGACAACAGCGGCTCAATATCCGCTTCGGTGACAACATGTCCTTTTTTAAACAAGCGCCCTTTGAATTCTCCAGGCAAAATTTGCGTCATATCGTGAGGAAGCATCATTCCGATCGCTTCACGCACTGGCACTTCCCGCATCTGAGGTTTTTCTACCAATGCAATCCTCCCCAATCTTCGTTTGCTTCTCCCGTCCCTTGCAAAATGTGCAAAGCGTCGGACAGCATATCGCCAATCGCATTGAAACAGATTTCTACGCCTCTCGGATTACCAGGGAGGTTGATAATCAACGAATTACCCCTGGTTCCCGCAACTGCACGTGTCAGCATCGCACGGCGGGATTGCTTCAAACCAGCACGGCGCATTTCTTCGGCCAAGCCTGGGACTGGTCTGTCAATGACCCACGCTGTCACTTCTGGCGTAACGTCACGCGGGCTAAGTCCTGTGCCACCCGTAACAATCAACAGATCGCATTTTTCGCGGTCTACGAGCTCAATCATATGTTCTTGCAAATCTTCCATATCATCACTAACGGCACGGTATACAGCGACATCTACTTGAAGCCATTCCCTTGTCAGATGACGAACGATTGGCATACGATCGTCCACACGATCTCCTCTGGCAATCGAATCACTTGCAGAAATAACGCCTACCTTCCATTTGCTCACGATACATTCCTCCGGTTTCTCATTCGATAGTATTGTACACTTTTCTGTCAAAAACGTCTCGTCGTTTTTCCTTGGGGGATAGCACCATTCGCGACAGTAGAAGGCATGTAAAAGCTGCTGACACAAAACATTCAAAAATGCAGAAGACCTTTTTCGGTGACAACTGCATTCAGCAAAACATCATGAGACTCTAGGGGCACATGCTCCACGACCTGAATAGAGAAGCCGACTCCAACCAAGAACGGGAGCTTTTTCAGCGTTGCCAGAAAACGGTCATAATAACCACCGCCATACCCCATTCGCCCGCCCTTGCTGTCAAAAGCAACGCCTGGAACAATGATCGCATCCAAGTGTGATACGTCCGCTTCCTCTGCCAAGGCAGGGTCTGGCTCCCAAATTCCGTAGACTCCCTGCTTTAGCATTTCTGGGCCTGTATACCGATAAGGAATGAGACGTCTCTCGGCAATGTTTGTGAGCGGCAGCCATATGTCTTGGCCTCGCTTTTTTGCCTCATGTAGAAAGGGCAGAATATCCAGTTCATCTCCAAAAGGATGGAAAGCCATGATTGCTTTGGCATCAGCCAGCCTTTCATGAGACAGCAAATGATCGCATGCCTCTCTGGAAAACTGCTCCCGTTCCTTTGCAGACATGGATTTGCGTCTCTCCAAAATATGGCTTCGCAGCTGTTTTTTATTCGTTTTTTGGTCCATGACAACCTCTTCCCTCTTTCATAACGTGCTTGGGACATTCCCACGAGGCTTGTCCCATGCGCTCTCTCTAGGCTACACTGGCATTAGTATATAAAGAGGTGAATCCGATGATTTTGCTACAAGCTGAACATATAGAAAAAACGTATGGTATCGAAACCATTCTACAAGACATCTCCCTGCAAATTCAAACCGGGGAACGGGTTGGCCTGGTTGGCGTAAACGGTGCAGGCAAATCGACTCTGATGAAGATCCTCGCCGGCGAGCTAAGCTACGACAAAGGAATTATCCGCATCCCAAAGGATGTAACCCTTGGGTATTTGGCACAAAACAGCGGTCTTGAATCGGAACGATCGATTTGGGATGAGCTGTTGAGTGTTTTTTCCCATCTGCAAAAAGAAGAGCTGGAGCTTCGTGAGCTCGAGGCCAAAATGGGCGATCCGGCTATACTGGCTGATGAGAAGCGTTACCAGCAACTGTTGGAAAATTACTCTCACCGCTCGGAGGCCTTTAAGGAAAAGGGCGGCTACAGCTACGAGGGTGCGATTCGTGGAGTATTGCACGGCCTACGATTTGCGGACTTCGATTACACGACGCCGATCCGCACATTGAGCGGCGGACAGAA from the Brevibacillus brevis genome contains:
- a CDS encoding 5-formyltetrahydrofolate cyclo-ligase, coding for MDQKTNKKQLRSHILERRKSMSAKEREQFSREACDHLLSHERLADAKAIMAFHPFGDELDILPFLHEAKKRGQDIWLPLTNIAERRLIPYRYTGPEMLKQGVYGIWEPDPALAEEADVSHLDAIIVPGVAFDSKGGRMGYGGGYYDRFLATLKKLPFLVGVGFSIQVVEHVPLESHDVLLNAVVTEKGLLHF
- a CDS encoding MogA/MoaB family molybdenum cofactor biosynthesis protein, producing the protein MSKWKVGVISASDSIARGDRVDDRMPIVRHLTREWLQVDVAVYRAVSDDMEDLQEHMIELVDREKCDLLIVTGGTGLSPRDVTPEVTAWVIDRPVPGLAEEMRRAGLKQSRRAMLTRAVAGTRGNSLIINLPGNPRGVEICFNAIGDMLSDALHILQGTGEANEDWGGLHW